A stretch of the Lolium perenne isolate Kyuss_39 chromosome 3, Kyuss_2.0, whole genome shotgun sequence genome encodes the following:
- the LOC139837447 gene encoding uncharacterized protein, which produces MEHLARGSAPPSRIYHLMAEGMSLKITVTLCARRVEKWIRAVNRDYLDNAPIKCICQADEVPQVLKEFLQDDTIKLFGVAISKDVEMLSPYGIHITSAFALQKILPNPTNNPISSLYDLANSIIGTNLENKKRKKYKKKDSAE; this is translated from the exons ATGGAGCACCTCGCGCGCGGCTCAGCTCCTCCATCTCGGATATACCACCTCATGGCCGAAGGGATGTCTTTGAAGATCACGGTCACTCTCTGTGCAAGAAGGGTGGAGAAGTGGATCCGCGCCGTCAATAGGGACTACCTCGACAACGCACCAATCAAGTGC ATTTGTCAGGCTGATGAAGTGCCACAAGTTCTCAAGGAGTTCTTGCAGGACGATACCATCAAATTATTTGGCGTGGCTATCAGCAAGGATGTGGAAATGCTGAGTCCCTACGGTATTCATATTACTTCTGCGTTCGCCCTCCAGAAGATACTCCCGAATCCCACCAACAATCCAATTTCGAGTCTATATGATCTGGCGAATTCTATCATTGGGACAAATCTTGAGAATAAGAAGAGGAAGAAGTACAAGAAGAAGGACTCCGCGGAATAA